TCGACGCCCGAGCCTCTCAAATCCAGCTCACCGAGCCAGGTCGTCAGGTGCTGGCCTCGCTGGAGCAAGCCGCTCGTGAAGAAGTCGTGTTGATGTTGCAAGGCTTGTCTGAGCCCCAGCAAGAGCAATTGATCCAAGCCATGAAAAAGATCCAAATCCAATTGGGCGACGGTGATCGTTCCTACATCCTGCGCGATCCACAAGCAGGCGACATGGGCATTGTTGTTCAGCAACAAGCGCAACTCTATGCCCGCGAATACGGTTGGAATATGGAGTTCGAAGCGCTGGTGGCGGAAATCGTCGCCAATTACCTTCGTGAGTTCGACCCGTCCTGCGAGCGATGCTGGATCGCGGAAAAAGAGGGCACAGTCATCGGTTCGGTGTTTGTCGTCAAACATGACCAGACGACCGCCAAGCTGCGGATGCTCTACGTTGACGCGAGCGCCAGGGGCATGGGAATCGGCAATCGGTTGCTGGAAGAGAGTATTCGGTTTGCGCGGCTCGCGGGCTACAAGCACATGATCCTCTGGACAACAAGTGTGCTTGTCGATGCCCGAAAGCTCTATCAGAAAGCAGGTTTCCAATTGGTCGAAGAAGAACAGGTACACAGCTTCGGAAAAGACCTCGTCAGCCAGACTTGGGCTCGGGAACTGTAAGTGTCGGGAGCACTGGCTGAGAGGGATCGAATTCTGCCAGTGCTGAACGGCTGCAATGGGTCCAGGCTGTGTGAAAACGCAAGTAAATACGTCGAGTAGCGAAAGAGGCTGGGGCACCCTGTCAATTCAACAGATCTAAGTGCTGATCTACCTCAGTCGGGCACCGGACGCGGCCCGCGCTATTTGGGCCGCGGCAGCGGCCCGAATAGCCGTATACGGACGCAAAAAATGCTTGGCCTCAAGTCCTGATCGCTTCAATCAGCCCAGCGATGCCAAAGATGCTCATCATTCGTTTGAGATTGTAGGCAAGCACGTGAAGGCTCATTTCGGTGCTTACCCTCGGTAGGGTTTTGGTCAGGAAGTGAGTGCTTCCCATCCAGTATTTGAGTGTTCCGAAGGGGTGCTCCACCGTCTGCCGGCGAACCTTCATCTTTCCTGGGTCATGCTCCAATCGGATCTGCACGGCTTCGACTACCGTTTCATGCTCCCAGCGCTTCAACCGGCGTTCCTTACCCGTCGTACACTGCTTCTGCATGGAGCAACTTTGGCAGCCAGAAAACCAGTAGGAGTGCAGCAACATGCCGTCTTCCACCGAAGAATGCCTGCGGGTCAGTAGTTGATCCGCAGGGCATCGGTATTCATCCGATGCAGCGATGTAGATGAAATCCTGCTTGCCGAATCGGCCTTCCGCTTTGCTGCTTGATGTCAGCGGCTTCGGGACAAAAGTGGTGATCCCTGCCTGCTCGCAAGCAAGGATCTCCGGACCTTTGTAATAGCCTCGGTCGGCGACCACTGTCAGCGACTCAGCGCCGATCTCTTCGCGTGCCTAGTTCGCCATATTTCAGCTGCGTTCGGTCATTGCCAACATTAGTGACTTCATGAGCAATGATCAGATGGTGTTTGTCATCGACTGCTGTTTGTACGTTGTAGCCAACCGTGCCAGTACCTCGGCCACTTGTGGCCATTGAGCGTGCATCAGGATCGGTAAGAGAGATTTGCTGATCTGGGCTGGCGTGAAGCTGCGCTTCAATGTCCTTGAGCTTCGTCATCTGCTGTTTCAGCTTTTCTATTTTTTCGCTCAGCCGTTCAGCCTTGGCCTCGGCGACCTCGGGCGCTGCCCGATCCGCCGAATCCATCGCCGCAAGATAGCGGTCAATGCTCTGCTCGATCTGCTGCATGCGCGCCTTGATCTTGCCTTGGGTAAAGTTGCGGTCGCGGTTATTTACGGCTTTGAATTTGCTGCCGTCGATGGCAATGATCGACTGGGAGAAAAGATTGAGGTTGCGGCAAAGCACTACGAATTGCCGGCAGGCGCTGCGAATGGCTTTGCCGTTGTCTCGGCGAAAGTCGGCAATCGTTTTGAAGTCAGGAGCCAACCGGCCCGTTAACCACATCAGCTCGACATTGCGCTCTGCCTCGCGCTCAAGCCGGCGGCTGGACTGAATCCGGTTGAGGTAGCCATAGATGTAGATTTTCAGCAGGACTGCTGGATGGTAGGCCGGACGACCCGTTGCAGCCGGATCGACACCCTCGAACCCGAGCGCTCCTAGGTCGAGTTCATCGACGAAAACGTCAACCACCCGAACAGGGTTTTCTTCGGTGATGTAATCATCCAGGCACTCCGGCAGCAGCGTGACTTGCGTCCGGGCCTCACCCTCAATGAACCGCTTCATGATCGTCCCCGCCACGATCTCGACGATCAGAAGGTTAGACAATCGCAGGTGTTTTCACACAGCCTGGGTCGAATGCTGCCGCTCGTGGTAGACGCCCCAATCCTAAGCAGGCCCGCCGTGATTCCACACATACGGCCATGGCGATACACTACAGTCCAGTGTGCGCCACCTCGAAAGCTGTCAGAAATCGCCATTCTCGATCGTGCATCCTGCTGGGGGTATCGCGGGTATTTTTGCGGGTACATTTCTGCTTTTTGAGGCCATAAATGCCGCTCCAGAGGCCTATCCAAATGTTCTTCGGGGATCCTGAGAGTCTTTGACTTTGACGACTTTACGTGGCCAGGCAAGCGTCAGTGGCAAATGATTCAGAGTTACTGCCTGCCCCCGTCCCTCGCTTTTTTTGAACTCCTCACGCCAACGCCGCCTCCCAATCCTGAGACCCGCGTACCCGTCCGGAGCCCGTCATGGCCAACTCCCTGCAGGACTACCAGCGCAAGCGCAACTTCGATGCAACGCCCGAACCCGCAGGCAAACGCCCACGCCTGCGCTCGGCCCACGCACTGCAGTACTGCATCCAGAAACACGACGCCAGCCACCTGCATTACGATTTCCGCCTTGAACTCGACGGCACACTCAAAAGCTGGGCGATCCCCAAGGGGCCCTCCCTTGACCCCAAGGTCCGGCGACTGGCGGTGCATGTGGAGGACCATCCGCTGGACTATGCCCAATTCGAGGGGCACATCCCCGAAGGCCACTACGGCGCCGGCGATGTCATTGTCTGGGATCGGGGGGTGTGGGAGCCCGAAGGCGACCCGCGCGAAGCCTATGCAAAGGGCAAACTGCGCTTTCGCCTGCAGGGCGAGAAGCTGTCAGGGGTCTGGAACCTGTTCCGCACCCAGCTGGCCGGCAAGAAAGAGCAGTGGATGCTGGTCAAATCCCACGACGGGCAGGCGCGCAGCGAAACCGACTACAGCATCGTCGAAGCCCTGCCGGGCAGCGTACTGAGTGAGCGCACCCTGCCCCCACGCCGCCCGGCCAGGGCGACCGCTGCCGCACGCAATCGCAAGGCCGGACGCAAACCGCTGCCCGACAGGCTTGCGCCGCAACTGGCTACATTGGTCGAGGCCCCGCCAAGCGGCGATTGGCGCTACGAAATCAAGTTCGACGGCTACCGCATCCTGGCGCGTATCGACGGTGACGACGTACGCCTGTTCACCCGCAATGGCCACGACTGGAGAGCGAAGATGCCCCGCCAGGTCAAGGCGCTCAGGGCTCTGGGCCTGGACTCGGCGTGGCTGGACGGCGAGATGGTGGTGGTCGACAACAACGGCGTGGCCGATTTCCAGGCCTTGCAGAACGCCTTCGACACTGAGCATGACGAGCGCATTACCTACTACGTGTTCGACCTGCCCTGGTTGGGTGGCGAGGACTTGCGCGAACTGCCGGTGCAACAGCGTCGTGCCACCCTGGCCCGGTTGCTGGAGGGCAACGCAACCCAAGTGCTCAGGTACTCCGCCGACTTTGAGGCGCCCGTCGAGTCACTGCTCGACAGTGCCTGCCGGCTGCAACTCGAAGGCCTGATCGGCAAGCGTGCCGACAGCCCCTACATTGGCCGGCGCAGCAGTGACTGGGTCAAACTCAAGTGCAAGCAGCGTCAGGAATTCGTGATTGTCGGCTACACCGACCCCAAAGGTAGCCGCAACGGCTTTGGCGCCCTGCTGCTGGCCCTGCACGACCACGACAGCGGCCAGTTGCGCTACGCCGGCAAAGTCGGCACCGGTTTCAGCGCGGCCACGCTGCACAGCATTCACGCCCGCCTGAAACCGCTGCAGACCACCAAGCCCGCCTTGCCCAGCCCACCCACCGGCGCCGAAGCCCGCGGCGTGCATTGGCTCAAGCCAAAGCTGCTGGCAGAAGTCGCGTATGCGCAAATGACCCGCGAGGGCATCGTGCGCCACTCGGTGTTCCACGGCCTGCGCGACGACAAACCCGCCACCGCCATCGGCCTGGAGCGAGCAATGCCCGTCAAACGCTCAGCACAGACAAAACCCGAGGCATTGGGCACCTTGCATCTGACTCACCCCGACCGCGAGGTTGACGCCATCAGTGGTGCCAGCAAACTTCAGGTCGCACAATACTATGCTCAGGTCGCCGACTGGCTGCTGCCACAGCTCAAGGATCGGCCTGTAGCGCTGGTGCGGGCACCGGACGGCCTCGGCGGTGAACTGTTCTTCCAGAAAAACGCCGGCCAGTTGCATATCCCCAAGCTGCTCAGCTACAGCAAGGCGCAGGCCGGCCAGGCGGCCATGGTGCTCAACCGCGCCGACAGCCTGCTGGGCGCGGTGCAGATGAACACGCTTGAGTTGCACACCTGGAATGCCACCACCAAGGACTTCGACAAGCCCGACCGGTTTGTCCTCGACCTGGACCCTGACCCGGCGTTGCCCTGGAAAGCCATGTTAGAGGCCACCCAGCTGACTCTTACCCTGCTCGACGAACTGGGCCTGAAGGTGTTTCTCAAGACCAGTGGCGGCAAGGGCATGCACCTCGTCGTGCCGCTGACCCGGCGTGCTGGCTGGGACGAGGTGAAGGGCTTCAGCCATGCCTTGGTCGAGCACATGGCCGGGCTGTTCCCCGACCGCCTCAGCGCAGTGTCCGGGCCGAAGAACCGGGTCGGGCGGATCTTCATCGACTACCTGCGTAACGGCAGGGGCGCCACCACCGTTGCTGCCTACTCGCTGCGGGCTCGCGAGGGCCTGCCGGTATCGGTACCGATCTGGCGCGAAGAGTTGAGCCAGCTCAAGGGGGCCAACCAGTGGAACATTGGCAACCTTCACGCGCGCCTTGCACAGGTCGACGACCCGTGGGCCGAGATGGGCAAGACCCGCCAGTCAATCACGCTGCGCATGCGCAAGCAGTTGGGAATTGCAAGATGGAACTGACCCGCTTAGATTCATTGCTACAGCGATTTGCTCACCGCTCGCAGGCCATCGACCGCGCCCCTTCCCTGATGGAACTGATGCACGCCTTGCAGGGCGAACAACTCGACCTGCTCCCCTTGCCCGGCCAGGGCTGCACCCTCGAACGCTGGCGCGTACTGGCGCGGGTCGCCGGTTACGACCTCAGCCTGGCCAAACTCTATGAAGGCCACACCGACGCCCTGGCGATCCTGGCCGAATGCGGTGCGGCCCAGCATGCCTGCAACGGCATCTGGGGCGTGTGGGCCGCCGAGCCGCCGGATGCCCGGACCTACATCGTCAAGCGGGAGCGTGAACATGTATGCCTGCAAGGCCGCAAGGCTTGGTGCTCAGGTGCGTTGCATATCGACCGTGCGCTGCTGACCGCCTGGGAAGACGACCAGCCTCAGTTGGTGGCCATCGAACTTCCCCATCCCAGCCAGCGCATTGAAGACAACCATTGGCAGGCCGTTGGCATGGCTGCCAGTGCGAGTGTCGCCATTGAGTTCACCCACTCCCCGGGGCTGGCCATCGGTGCCCACGGCCAGTACCTGTCACGCCCCGGGTTCTGGCAGGGTGGCGCCGGCATCGCTGCTTGTTGGTACGGCGCCGCCGAGGCCCTGGCAGACTACCTGCGAGAACACTGCCGCAAGCCCCGGCGCGACCCGCATGCCGATGCGCACCTGGGTGCAGTCGATGCCGCCTTGTACGGTGCCCGCGCTGCCCTTCGCGAATGCGCCACGTGGATCGACCAGCATCCTCAAGATAACGCCAGCTTCGAGGTGCGGCGCACCCGAGCGCAGGTCGAGCAGGCGGTCGAACAGGTCATACAGCATGTCGGCCGGGCGCTGGGCGCCACACCGTTCTGTCGCAGCAGCCATTTCGCCCGGCTCAATGCCGACCTGCCGGTGTACCTGCGCCAGAGCCACGCCGAACGTGACCTGGCCGAGTTGGGCCGACAACTGGCCAATGTGGGGTCGGGAGCATGGCAACTATGAGCCACAACCTGATACAGGCTGCTCAAGGGACGCCGTGGAGCACTTGGCAGCATTCGGCTCATCTGGCCCGCGCGCCCTGGCTGCGGCCCGAGCAGTTGTGCCCAGCCGGGAGGCGTTTGGTCATACTGGCGCCGCACCCTGACGACGAAATTCTCATGGCGGGCGGCCTGCTGGCCAGTCTGAAGGGGCGTGAGCAGGAGGTTCTTTTGATTTCTGCTACCAATGGTGAAGGCAGCCATCCCCATTCCTCGCAATGGACAGAACGTCGCCTGCGTCATCAGCGCCCGCTGGAAAGCCGCCATGCCTTGCAACTGCTGGGTCTGGATCTCAACCTTCTCGACTGGCGTCGCCTAAACCTCAAGGATGGCAACCTGCCCCATGATGAAGCCTTTCTGGTCAACCACCTCGCCCAGTTGCTCAAGCCCGGTGACCTGCTGCTGACGACATGGCGCGGTGACGGCCATTGCGACCACGAGGCAGCGGGCCGGGCCTGTGCCCAGGCAGCACAGGCCTGCCGGGTGCAACTGGCTGAAATACCGGTTTGGGCCTGGCACTGGGCAAGCTGTGACGACGCGCGCCTGCCCTGGCCCCGGGCGCGCCGCCTGCAGCTCTGCGATGCGTTTCTGGCGCTTAAACGCCAAGCCCTGGCCGCCCATGCCAGCCAGTTGCAGCCTGATGGCGAGCATCCACCGGTGGTGCCAGAACAACTGCAGGCCTGCCTGCTGCAACCCTTCGAGCTGGTCTTTCTGTCAACGGAGCCATCATGAGCCTGGGTGCACAGTATTTCGCCGATTTGTATGCCGGCAACGATGACCCCTGGGCCTTTCGTACCCGCTGGTACGAACGCCGCAAGCGCGAACTGGCCTTGGCCAGCCTGCCACGTCAATGCTATGAGCGTGTATTCGAACCCGCCTGCGCCAACGGCGAGATGAGCGCCCTGCTGGCCGAGCGCTGCGTCAGCCTGTTGTGCCAGGACATCGACGCAACGGCCGTGGCCTTAGCCCGCCAGCGGCTAGCGGGGATGGGCCATGCCCGCGTCGAACAGGGCCACTTGCCGGGCGACTGGCCGGGCGGGCAGTTCGACCTGATCGTGCTCAGCGAGATCGGCTACTACCTGGCCCCCACCGACTGGCTACGGGTGATCGAGCAGTCGGTGGCCAGCCTGGCTTATGACGGTGGTCTGCTGGCCTGCCACTGGCGCCACCCCATCGCCGGTTGCCCGCAGGATGGCCGCGAGGTCCATGCCCTGCTGGCCAGGCATTTGCCGCTGTATCCGGTGCTGCGCCACGAAGAGCCGGACTTCCTGCTCGAATACTGGTCGTGCCAGCCCAGTGTCGTGGACCTCGACGAGGCCTGCACATGATCGCCGTCATCATCCCCGCCCACAACGAAGCCCGTCATCTTGGGCACTGCCTGGGCGCCGTAAAGCTCGCGGTGGCACAGGCCGAAATGGCGGGCCTGACGGTCGAGGTGCTGGTGGTGCTCGACCGTTGCGTCGACGCCAGCGCGCGCATCGCCCGCCGCCATGGCGTGCATACCGTGGAGCTGGAGGCCGGCAACGTCGGCATTGCCCGGCGCCTGGGCGCGGCGTGGATGATCGAGCGCGGCGCCCAGTGGCTGGCGTTCACCGACGCAGACAGTCGCGTGCCGGGGCACTGGCTGGTGTCACAGCAGCAATGGCACGCCGACGCGGTCTGCGGCACCGTGCACATCGAGCGCTGGCAACCTTGGCAACGTGCCGCCCTGCGCCAGTTGTACCGCAACCATTACCAGGCTTGGGACGGGCATCGGCATATCCATGGCGCCAACCTAGGCGTATGCACCAAGGCCTATGAACGCGTTGGCGGATTCCAGCCGTTGCCGGCGCATGAAGATGTGCAACTGGTGATGGCCCTTGAAGCCAGCGGCGCGCAGATCGTATGGACCGCGGCGCACAGCGTGGCCACCAGCAGCCGGTCGGACAGCCGCGCACGACAAGGCTTTGGCGACTACCTCAAGGGTCTGGAGCGCCAGCTACCGTAGATCAGGAGGCCTTGCGCGGTCGCTTGGCCGCCGGTTTCTTCGCCTTGGTCTTGCCGCCAAGGCTACGCTTGAGCAACTCGGTGAGGTCGATGATGTCGGCGCCCTTCTCTGCCGTCGCGCCTTCGCCTTTGGCCACGGTCTCGATCTTGCCTTTGCTGGCCTTCTCTTCCACCAGGTCGAGGATGGTCTGGCGAAACGCATCATGGTAATCATCAGGCGCCCATTGCCCGCTCATGTCCTCCACCAGGCGCCGGGCCATGTCCAGTTCACGCTTGTCGAGCTTGCTCTGGGTCACACTCTTGTCCAGTTCCAGCGTATCCAGCCCGCGCACTTCTTCGGGCCAGCGCAGGGTGATCAGCACCAGCGCATCTTCCAGCGGGCGCAGCAGTGCCAGGTGCTGGCGGGTGTGCAGCACCACGGTGGCCAGGGCCACCTTGCCAGTGCCGTGCAGGGTTTCGCGCAACAAGGCATAGACCTTGCCGCCACGACGGTCAGGGCTCAGGTAATAAGGGGTGTCAAACTGTTGAAGCGGAATGTCGCCAGCGTCGACGAACGAGAAGATATCAATGGTCTGGGTCGCTTCGGGCCTGGCCTTGCGGATTTCCTCCTCGCTGATCACTACGTAACGGCCCTTCTCGTATTCCACGCCTTTGACAATGTTTTCCTTGTCGATCTCCTTGCCGGTAACCTTGTTCACCCGCTTATAGCCCACCGGCTCCATGCTGCGTTTGTCGAGCCAGTCGAAATCCACGCGCTCACTGCGCACGGCAGTGTTCAGCGAGACGGGGATGTGCACCAAGCCAAAACTGATCGCGCCTTTCCAGATTGCCCGGGCCATGGTCGGCTCCTACGCATCGAAGGGTTGGCCGGGCTGGCTGTAGCGCAGCGCGCCACAGCGTTCACAGCTCTGGCAGTGAAGCCCGGCGACTTCACACACCAACAGGCTGCGCCATTGGCAGCCACGCAGCAGGCAGACGAGCTTCATCAGCCACCTCCCTGGCCCAGTCATGCGGGCCCTTACTGAAAGTGACTGCGCGGCGCTGCGAAGGTTTAGCCGCATTTGCCTGCTCCGCTGCATTCACGCCCAGGCACTTGATTGCATAACAGCCGGTCAAGCGGCTCGATTAACGCCCACCGGAGAGGTGCGGAAGGCCACACCGAATCGATTGAACGCGTTCATCAAGCCGATGGCGTAGGTCAACTCAGCCAACTCCTTGTCGTTGAATGCTGCCGCGGCCTGAATGTAATCGTCGTCGGGGATGCCTGTTTCGCAAACCCGGGTGACGGACTCCGCCCAGGCCAGCGCTGCGCGTTCACGAGGCGTGAACACATCGCCGGCATCACGCCATACCGGCACCATCACCAGTTTTTCAACTGCGACCCCAAGTTTGAGCAGATCACGTGAGTGCATGTCGATGCAGAACGCGCAGCCATTGATTTGCGATACCCGCAAATAAACCAGGTCGATCAGCTCGGCCGAAAAGTCGGACTTGAGCAGGTAGCCATAAACGTTGCCAAAAGCCTTGTAACCTTCCGGTGCGGCGCTGGCGTAGTCGATACGTTGAGTCATGAACAATCCTCGGTAGTGCTGTTTGGAGGGCAGCATCCTGGGCCTGACTGGCCTGGGGCTGAAGTGCCATGTTCATGCTTTTGGACTGGGCCATACTAAGACCGAAGCAACGTGATCGTGGCCCACTCGCCAAGGCCAATCATGGCCCTTGGGATGAGGCCGTGAGGGCTTGTAGGCTGTATGGTTCCTGCCTGCTGCAAGGGCATTGCCCCTGAGTACATCCATGACCAGCCCCATCAACAACCGGTCACCCATCGACCCCACTTCAACAGAGCCGATCTACCGGCAAATCTACTGGCGTTTTCGCAGGGCCATCACCGATGGCGTGCTCGCGCCAGGCGAACGTATTCCGGCGGCCCGGTCGCTGGCCAGGGAACTGGGGCTGGCCCGGGGCACCGTTGACACCGCTTATTCGCTGCTTGCAGCGGAGGGCTATATCCAGCCTCGCGGGCAAGCTGGCACCGTGGTGGCCGCGGGCTTGAATGTGCGGCCGACACAGGCGCACGCCGATCACACGTGGCCAGCAACGGCTGGCGTGCCGGTGCGGCACAAGGCACCCGTACTACCGTTGCAGATGGCCTTGCCTGCGCTGGATGAATTTCCGCGAAAGATCTGGGCGCAGATCGGTGCCCGTTGCGTACGTGCCACGGGGGTCGCGGACATGGCCAGCCCGTCGGCCCAAGGGCTGGAATCCCTGCGCAATGCGATTGCCAGTTACCTTCACGTGGCGCGGGGCATCAGTTGCCAGCCTGCCCAGGTGTTCGTGACCTCGGGCTACCGCAACACCCTGACGCTGGTCGCTCGTGCCCTGCTGCAACCGGGCGATCGGGTCATCGTGGAGAACCCCGGTTACCCCCCTACCCGGCAGTTGCTGGAGGCCTTGCGGATTGCAGTTCAACCCGTAGGGGTGGATCAGGATGGGCTGCAAGTCAGCCGCGGCATCAAGCAGTTTCCCGACACCCGCGCAGCAGTGGTGACACCGGCACACCAAAGCCCGCTGTGCATGTCGCTGTCTTTGCCGCGCCGCCTGGAACTGCTGGCCTGGGCGGCCCGTGAGCAGGCCTGGGTCATCGAAGATGACTACGACGGCGAATACCGTTACGTCAGCCGCCCGCTGCCGGCGCTCAAGAGCCTTGATCGTGACAGCCGCGTACTTTACGCAGGTACTTTCAGTAAGGTGCTGTTTCCCGGTATCCGGATCGCCTATCTGGTGGTGCCCCCTTCCTTGGTCAACCGTTTTCACACGGTCGCCGAAACGTTCTTTGGCGGCGTCCCTGAACTGACCCAGGCCATCGTCAGCACGTTCATCACCGAGGGGCATTTTGCCCGGCATATCCAGCACATGCGCAAGCTCTATGGCGAACGCCGGGTAGCGGCGATCAAAGGCTTGAGCAGGGTCTTGGGCGAACACGCGCGCATTGATGTGCAGCCGGGCGGTATGCACCTGATCCTGCGCCTGGCTGGCGCGCAGTGCGACCGCGAACTGGTCGAACGGCTGCTGAATGCGGGCATCTACGCCGAAGCCTTGAGCGCTTGCTATATCGGCCCCGAAAGCCAGTGCGGCCTCATGCTGGGCTTTGCCAACATTGATTCGCAAGCCAGTGCCGAGCGGTTGGGCAAGCGCATCCTGGCGCTGCTCTGACGCACGTGCATGGTCCACTCCTGCAGGCAATTTTTGGCGCTTTGCCACTGGCCCAGGTGGCTACATCATGCCCTGCCAGCCCCTCTTGCAGGAACAATTCGATGAGCAACAACCAACCCTTGCGCAGCATTGCCGTGTTCTGCGGCTCCAACCATGGTTTCAACCCCAGCTATGTCGAAGACGCTCGGGCCCTGGGCCGGGAAATTGCCCGGCGAGGTCTGCAACTGGTATATGGCGGTACCGACAAGGGTTTGATGGGTGTCATGGCCGACACGGTGCTTGCCGAGGGTGGCGAAGTGGTCGGGGTCATTACCAAGTTGCTGTTCAACCTCGGGCACATGCACAAGCAGCTGACCCGCTACGAGGTGGCCCATGACATGCGTGGTCGCAAGGCACGCATGAGCGAATGCGCCGATGCATTCATTGCCTTGCCCGGTGGCCTGGGAACCTTCGAGGAGCTGTTCGAGGTGGCCACGCTGACCCAATTGGGCGAGCATCAAAAAGGCGTGGCTTGCCTGAACACCAATGTCTTTTTCGAGCCGGTACGCCGCGTGTTCAGGCATGCTGTGGCTGAAGGGTTCATGAAAGCCGAGCATAGCGAAATGTTGATTTGTCACACCGACCCATCGGTGCTGATTGACAGGCTGGAACAGTGGCAAGCCCCGACAGTCGACAAATGGATCGCACCTGCGCACGTGCATGCTTGCGGTCTCAGGCAGTAGTGCGCATCGTACCGCCTCAAGCGACTACCGCTTCAACCTCGCTTTCATCGGCAGGCGCCGCGTCATCAGACAGATGCTCCAGGTCCCACGCAGCCATGTCCAGATACCGCTTTATCCAGGCCCTCTGATAAGCCCCACTGTTGATGCCATCCAG
The genomic region above belongs to Pseudomonas sp. PSKL.D1 and contains:
- a CDS encoding LOG family protein; the encoded protein is MSNNQPLRSIAVFCGSNHGFNPSYVEDARALGREIARRGLQLVYGGTDKGLMGVMADTVLAEGGEVVGVITKLLFNLGHMHKQLTRYEVAHDMRGRKARMSECADAFIALPGGLGTFEELFEVATLTQLGEHQKGVACLNTNVFFEPVRRVFRHAVAEGFMKAEHSEMLICHTDPSVLIDRLEQWQAPTVDKWIAPAHVHACGLRQ
- the pdxR gene encoding MocR-like pyridoxine biosynthesis transcription factor PdxR, giving the protein MTSPINNRSPIDPTSTEPIYRQIYWRFRRAITDGVLAPGERIPAARSLARELGLARGTVDTAYSLLAAEGYIQPRGQAGTVVAAGLNVRPTQAHADHTWPATAGVPVRHKAPVLPLQMALPALDEFPRKIWAQIGARCVRATGVADMASPSAQGLESLRNAIASYLHVARGISCQPAQVFVTSGYRNTLTLVARALLQPGDRVIVENPGYPPTRQLLEALRIAVQPVGVDQDGLQVSRGIKQFPDTRAAVVTPAHQSPLCMSLSLPRRLELLAWAAREQAWVIEDDYDGEYRYVSRPLPALKSLDRDSRVLYAGTFSKVLFPGIRIAYLVVPPSLVNRFHTVAETFFGGVPELTQAIVSTFITEGHFARHIQHMRKLYGERRVAAIKGLSRVLGEHARIDVQPGGMHLILRLAGAQCDRELVERLLNAGIYAEALSACYIGPESQCGLMLGFANIDSQASAERLGKRILALL